Part of the Sorghum bicolor cultivar BTx623 chromosome 1, Sorghum_bicolor_NCBIv3, whole genome shotgun sequence genome, TGTTTAGAAGTTAAAAATTATTGTTAATGTATTCCTGCTGTGAATGGAACTGTTTGGACTTCGAAGCTCATATCATTGTGTAAGCAAAGCTTAAGCCCACCCCTTAGGAACAAAGGAAAAATGAAGGAATTCTATATAAAGGATTGCAATCCTATAGGAAAATTTCCTATGAGAACCCCTTTGGAACAAATGATCGGGTTCCTACAATTCCTATGAAATTCATATGGAATGACTTGTTTCATAGGAATTTTACCAAGAGGTTGAGCTTCATGGAAAGTTTCCTTTGTGTCACTCATCAAATTCATGTGTTTTTTGTCCACTCCATCCAAACACAGTTTCCTGTGTTTTCTCAGTACATAGGATTTAAGATGTCAGGGCATTATCTTCCCACATTTTTTCTTTTCCTGCGTTTCTAGAATTCTGCATTCTGAAGAGGCCCTAAACCAGTATACCATGCACGAAAAAGTTtctattctcttgtcatgcgcAAAGTGATTAGTCAGGACTGCATATATGTCATGCCATATATTCTGTAGCATGTGAAAATAGCGATCTTTTGTCTCCATTATTTTCTATGCAGGTCCGCGTACATTTTAAAGCAGGAGAGTTTGCCGTCGTCATATAAATCATTTCTAAACAAGCATGGTGGAAAAGATCTTTCTATTTTGCAAGGTGTGAAGGATGTAGTCAACCACACTGCTTTCAGCAACTTAGCGGGTATCGAGAAGTACTACAAATCTGTTGGTGTTGACATAAAGCTAGATCCGAACATGAAAGTGCCCTGCTCAGTAAGTCTTAAGATCCATATGAATGAATTATTGAGCTACTATCCATTGTACTTTGAAATTTGGCCTATCAAGCATCCAGTAAAAAGAATCAATTCTGCGGCATAACATTTCTCTGTGTCCGAACTATCTACAGCTAATCTGTTTTCAGTTTTTgttaattttctttttctcccatGATCTAACTTCTTATGTTTGCTTTCCAGATTGTGCATGGTAACCAGTCATGTACAGGACATGTCTTTTCATTCTTGTTGCAAGCATATGGAAGAGCAGTTCCTGTATACGTTCCAGTCTACTTAGTCCCTGCACTTGTAGTTCATAGGCAGCATCTCCTGAAAAGGTATACTACTATATGAAGATGCAATTACAGTGACAACTGACAAGTTTAGTCATTAACTGGGAGAAAAACATTTTTCTGCTGTCAAAAACCATGCATACGCTGCATCAATTGCGCCTGATGTGCCAAGGATGATTGTGCTCCATATAAGGCTCCATAAATTTATCCTATTTTGGCTGAAAAAGTGAAAATGGCGACAAGCAGAATTTGTGAACAATATATCTGTCTAATCAAAGCTGAAATGCTGCCTTctccatttttttaaaaaaggatgCAGTTTCTCTAACTTTTCTGTGTCCCTTAAAACATGCAGGCCTTACTCAATTATCGGGAAGAGTTTTCTAGGAGTAGCAAGATCTAGTATGTTTCTCTCAGTATACTGTGCATCTGCATGGTGAGTTTACTATTTATTATTCTGCTTTTGCAGTAAGCATCTAGATGTATAATTGTTTCTTCCCTTGGGATGGAATTAAATGGTGTTTCCTTCTATATATCAGGGCTTGGACCTGCCTGCTTTTTAGGACCTTCCACAGAGCCAATACCCCTCTTGTCATCCTTGGCACGGTATGCAGAACAACTTTAGCACATGAACTCAGCATCTTTTCCTAATCCTGCAGCTTTATGATACTAAGTTGTTTTCATATGACAGTTTCCAACAGGTCTGGCGTTGCTTATCGAGAAGAAGAGCAGGAGAATTGAGATATCCTTGTATTGTCTTGCCAGAGCTATCGAGAGTTTTTTCACATGGATGACCGATGCAGGACTCTGCCCTCCAATACTGCAGATAAAGCGAGCCGATGTGGTTGTGTTCAGCATAGCTACCTCTATCATTATGCACTGCTATGCGCAGGAAAGAGAAGTCTTCCGGTCCAAGTACCTGAATGTGCTGGACTGGGTATTTGGTGTGCCACCACCACCTGACAGTGAGGACAAGAATTGCTATCGACCAGATGAAGCCAAGAAATGCCAGTGACATACTGGCTTGTAGAGTTCGTTGCATGATTTTTGTCTGGTCATGTGATCCTAGCGCGAGACTATACCCATTAGAGGGTTTAGTGAACAAACCTTGTACAGGACTCTTCGCGACAAATCGGGACATAGTGGATATAGCAAAATAGATTTATTCAATTGATTTATCAAAACGATGCCCTGGTCAATTAAATGGCCATGTGTGGTTGTAACTTATGACCTTGATGTCATGATGTGTGAATGTAACTTATGGTCTTTGAAATCGTTAAAATGAAATTGTCCATTCTATTGTTTCATAGACCGTTGTggctgaagaacttggagatgaAGTTCAGAGCTTGCACATAGATGATGAATCAATGATGCAATTGAGTGAGAATGTGTTGGCTAGGCTCACAAGATTGCTATGTTAATGAACATGGCCTAGAGAGTGAGATCAAGCCAACCAACCACCTTttatagccccctcaaatgaatagagccattggctctcTATCTACCCAGAAAACGAGGTGACTAGACGCGCCGGTCGAACTGACCGAATGCACGCCCTCAATGTCTGGTGCTCGAATCCTCACCACATGTCACTATGTTTTCTACATCGCATGTTAGATCTTAATAGTTAAGTTCACACTAAGCGCTCTTCACAAGATGACCGGATGCGCACAAGCAGCAGCCAATCGCTACTTAGAGAGCTCCGAAAATATGAACACCATCACTGGACACATCTGGTGCCTAGTGACCAGACTCGGCGGAaagcctaagtttggttttggtaattaatgatatCAAGTTGCTAAGGTCTTTGTGTTAAAGTGATTTAAGTTAGGCAtagtgttggcatttcttagcatcACTACTAAGAATCTATCCTAGCAACAACATCGAGAAATGTTATTGGTATTTATTAATGTAACACTTGGATTCAACTTAGTCACCTATTGACTACCTATACCTCTAGCTATCAACCAGGTTGTCATCCTTAGTAATATAGCTAAATATGTTCTAAGGATTTATAAACTACTAGGTAAGTGCCCGTGTGTTGCACCAGGAATAATAAAATTGTTATGAGATAAGATGCACCATGATCTGCATAAAAATTTCAATGCAATAAGGATTAggaatattttatttttgtcaAAATGATCGCAGATGAGTTAAAAAAACAATTGTAATCGTGGTATAATGTCAACAAGCCATATCTGAATCAGACATGATCATAATCAGGTAGGTGTTATCATTTTCAAGAGCACCCGTCTCCTTTTGCACCACAATCTTTAATGTTGTAGCCACCAAAAGAAAATCAGTATATAAAAGAACAAAATAATTGCATATAGTATTCAAAATTAACAGTTCGTGTAAACTATCAGTTATCGTAAACTATATAGAAGAATTTTGGATATTTGGGTGACTTATTCTCCTGGCTGCATCTATACTATTGAGCAATAACAATATAGAAAAATCAGTATATCTTCTAGTGGCAGAGGTTGACGCATAGAACTTCTGTTGATCTTGGTTCGGACGGTGGTAGATTGACCTCTTTGTGCATGACTATTCTCCTTGGTTGGTATTCTGGAACTAAGCAGACATCCCTAAGAGATGAGCAACGAAGAGAAAAAGAATTTGTCAGTTTAACTTCATTGAATAATTGGAGAGGATACTCACTAACGTTGGTGGTGGGgtgggtggggtggggtggggggtgTGGGGAGTCCTCGCACTCCTGTGGAAAACCTGTAAACATACGCTAAAATATGAGCGCCTGCAACTGCAAAAATATAAATTGATACCTTACAATGTGAAGCGATGAGTGCCccatatatatactccctccatgaaTCTACAAGAAATATGAGGTGCTCACCTACGCGACACTTCCCGGTGGCAGTCAAAAATAAGTAAATCTACAAGAAATGCAGGAAAAAAGAATAAGTAATCTACAAGAAATGCagagaaaaaagaagaaatgaGCTGAATTAATCGCCAATGCAATATGAAACTCAAAGTGATTGGGTATTCTAAAAATCTCTACTACTGCTAAAACCAGAGGGTCTTAGCATGTCAATATTAGACTCCTATGGGGGTTGTAGGACGCCAATTTACAATTGGAATTGTTGTTCATGGATTGAAACTTTAGCTAGCAACGTGTGAGAGCATACTTCCTTTGAAAATCAGAATAATTCATCTAAACATGGAACAGTTCAGCAGCTCTTGATGCTGTTAATTAAGAATGAATTTGGAAGCGTGCTTCCTCTGAAATCAGTTCAAAACAAAATATTCAATCTCTGTTCCTACGGGGTACGGAATACGGATAGGCAAGATAAGTGGCCTTAGCTTTTCATCCCAAACTGAGAGTTCATATTCAAGCAGAACAATTTGAAAATTGGACTGGGTAACCTGAAAGTTATCTGTGGAGATGGAGAATAGAGATCTGTGCTTAATGGACGACCAACTGTGTCAGAGTTAAGGTTCAATGCTCACAGGCGAAACTATCTTTTGTGGCTAGTTCTTTCTTCTTCCCCTTACCAAAATCTTTACAACTTTCTGCATAAAAAACCCAGAAGTTACTGAACTTCACTCTGTGTATGATCTGTAAGGCACAATGTAAGGGAACAAAAGGAATCAGAACTAAGCATCATATTATGAGCCCAACACAGAGGAAAGGCAAACAAGGAGGACTCTAGCATGTTAATATTAGTCTCCTAAGCAGTATTTTTGTCAGAAATGATCTAGATTGGCAAGAAAACAAGCAACTAACTCTCATGGCACTAAGGCACATGGTAACCTCCTCCTCTGACACTCTCTTTCTACATAACTCAGATTAAGTGGAGCATTAGCATCTATTTTCAATTCTTACTCTAGAAAAAATAGAGACAGAAATAGCATATGTTTTCAGTTATGCTTGACAACAAGTAACATCTGTATTTAGTTTTTGCAATTGTCGGACTGCTACAGTTTTATCATACAAAGAGGTACTGCATAATATAAAAGCGAAATCCATATCCTTCACCTCTGGATTCCATTCTTTAGTTCTTTGTAGTGCAGTAAAGAACAAGTATGAGACAGTATCTTTTGCAAACAATTCACAACAGATTTAATTGGAGGCGGTGTACAGGCAGCAGCAGAATTGTTTCATGGTACATGGAAGTTGCAGTCATTAGATTCCTGTCAGTTTGTAAACGATGCAGAAATATTTGAGCAAATCAGTTTCCTGGTATTGAGCAAATAAGTGTATTGGACTTGTATTTGTAGCTTTCTTTACTATAGGAAAAAGAGCCTATATGACATCATCATGATGTCACCCCTTAAGAAGCAGAGCAGATCACTTAGCCGTCACGGCTGCGGCTTCGACCAAATGGTCGGGCGCCGAGGCGCCAGGGCAGCACGGCCCCGTGCCTCTCCGTAACGTCCGTGACAGGGACTCTAGGTTTTGGGGATTCGGACAACTCACCGGTGCCGTGAAGGATAGAGACGTTGGAGCGGCGTTCTCGCTTCGGCGTGGTGGTCGTGGCCGTGGAGGGCGGCTCGATGACGACATAAATGGAGCAGCAGAGTGTGGTGGCCGCGGATGGTTGGCGGCACAGAGCATGGACGTCGGAGCGGCATCTGATTCCACATGGTGGTCGTGGCCGTGGAAGCTGGCTCGAGGACGAGGCAGCGCCGGATCGCGGGTTTGTGGCTCAGGGCGGTGCGATTGCTGAGGGCGAGGAGGGAGGGAGCACTATGGCCTATGGGTGTCTGCGAGAGACGCCGAGCGGGCGAGAGATTTTTGTTGCCTTTCTTTCACCGGGAGGGGGAGACAGGATTGGGAGGAGAGGCGAGCGAGCGAGTGTGCGATGCTGGGCGGGCCGGGCAGCGAGCGTGCGTGCGGAAGTGCGGGGCGGGGCTTAGAGCGAGCGACAGCAGATCGTTGGATGGACGGAATTGTTTTGTATGTTTTAGttgtatagatatagatatagatagagatagagatagagatagagatagagattaTTTTATGTGACTAGAGTaatataaagataaaaagaaatgtatccgcaagcgcacggattaattataccattgtagcattttacctagagtATTATCAGGTTGTCAATGTATATTTATACCATTGGGAAGGAATGGCTAAGAAATATGATTAACACCTAATGCCTATCACTTGCACACTCGATGGATAGGAGTGTTACAagtcataaataatatataataaataataaatatccAAGTCATAAAAATAGTAATAATTGCATCCTAGAGCACTCCAATCTAAGCACATAATGTCTCATTAGGTAGAGCTAAGAGAAATAGATTCCTAAATTATTCTAACTATAAGTCATGAATATTATGATTAGTGTAATTACACCTAGTAATCATTGTTAATACCACTATTATATCTATGCATAAGGAACATTATTTTATGAAGGTCTGGAATCGTAATAAGACAACCCTAGGCAACAATGTTCTACTAGTCCTACATATGGGGAGTGGATTACATAGGACTCAATGGGGTTATTATCACAACTGCGATCTACCATATGGCCCGACATATAGGGTGCATTCGCAGGTAAATAtcatctagacaccatgtctacatgGTTACATGGCACCCACCACCAATCCAGTGATCATCTAAACGAGAGCTATACGAACATATACATAAAGATAATACTAATCCAACTATACTAAGCATATAACCATAGTATAATTGAGAATATaatcaagtagagcaaagtcataactaTCGTCTAAAAGTATATATGTAAAGGAATACAAGAGAGAGATTACAAGGTATTACCAAGCAATGCTCCCGACTGATCTGGAATCCGGTGAAAGTGCCTCCTCTCTACTATTATCCTATGTAACTAGGTTCTAGATTTGGTGGAGCTCGAAGGAGACTCCTAGCTCTAATGACTTGAATCAAATGACTTGGTGCTTTCTCTCTAGGGAGAGGGGCTCTGTTTATATAGGCTGGTAGAATGAACcgtagcccttggatcaaactgacttgaaTAGATGGAGGAGATCAATCCTTAGAGATGGTGGAGGATTGTGGCAGAAGCTTAttgccaggtggggcccacctgggTCGGCCACCCTAGGGGATGGGTCGGTCGACTTGGCCCTCTTCCAGGTGGGTCCTGCCTTCGCCGACGTGTCTTCTTGTGTCTTCTAGATTCTTCTCCATTTGGTTTCACCAGAAAATATTCTTTTTAGCTCGATATTCTTCGTATCACCTCCATATTTCCTTATACACCCTTGTAGAACATAGATTCTACAAAACTATAGTACTCTAATAGATAACCTCCTATACTACGTTGATATTATGTTGTACTGATCCTTATTATGATTGGTTGATGTATTGCTTTATGGTAGTTAAGGACCGTTAACAAGTTAACAAGCTCTCCCAAACTTACCCTTTGCTAGTCTCTAGCAACGCTAATTTTAGCAAACttagatcaggagttgctacaacaTAGCTTCACACCTCAAAAGTATACACGTGTTCAAACAAAAATTCTCCTCCGGATTAGAGTAAACTATTCTGACTTTCAAACTTACCCATATTACCTTTAATCAtgggtgaaaggtccttgtttggttttggtaattgagtgacaacttagatggactaatagtgtttatgtgagatacataggagattagtccacaggtgattatgtgatgatggaggagctcattgcatatgagatatGACATGGAGTTATGTGACCAAGgcagagaagatcaagatgaggcttggcttgatggaccagttgcaagagtgaagggcaagtcagaggctttgaagcgagggaccgcgtgtgacggtgaagcttgagaaggacttggcgccgatggaccgaggcaacggtgaagagcaagtgaggttaaGATCGATGAATCAATACAGTCACGTGATGACataaagtggatcatatcatttggtgattggttggtgtatgtgttgcatcaacattggaggatatagaatggaaagcgcaaggcaaaggtataacctagggcgtttcatttcaccggtcataagtGTGTAGAGAAGATTATGACCGGACTTAGGATAggtggccgtactatcaagaggggcaaacttgtttgcatatcggtcatctagtgccacttaagtgatctaactttgtatacgtgttaggatcgagtggcatggcaagtttgagaggctaactcctttgggaaaatgtttgtgaaaatgctaacacacttacacatggtggtgtacacttggtggtgttggcacatttgcagaggagaaggtgttggagttgattttgatcaacttggtgAAGAGAGAGAGGTTTTTTGGTGTTCTCCGGATATTAGGATAGATTAAGACTTAGATCAAGTATCCATATGGATTGTGTAGCCCtctgagtaagctttccaaatgtctaagatcatcgaattcgaaGTTCAGAGCtaaaagttagcaacctaacaaggtTTGAGACGGTGCGCTGTGAGCACAGGACGTGTCCGATGctgtgagtccggtgtgcacaggaTGTGTTCGGTGTgcacaggacgcgtccggtggtgtgagtccggtgacccTATGAGTTTGCGTTACTCTCTGCGTACGCGTTCGGTGTgcacaggacgcgtccggtgtacaCAGGATGCGTCGAGTGGATGTGAGTTCGGTGACTCTAGGTGAAAAACACCCTCTCTACGTATGGGTTCGGTGTgcacaggacgcgtccggtgtgaagcagcagaaCGTCCAGTGTGGCTGGTGCAGGCACGTGCGCgtgctagccgttggcggcaatgatcgagttcaaacggctagtgacacgtggctgttctTTGAGCACCAgatgctggtgttgagcgttcgGTGGCTTCctgcagtgagtccggtgcccacgagttttgcccagtaaaggggcaacgactagtttagcccttggggctataaatagaagtggtagccggccttggctggtgctgagcatccttgagacttagtgtccatgcttggtgagtgctagtgaagcctctaactcacatatgcttgatagtgatcatctgattgtgtgagtgagcgattctaatgtattgcattgagagattgcatcgagtggcactaggtattcgtgttgcaagccggtggtgcttgttactcttggaggttgccacctcctagatagcttggtggcttgtgactccgtcaaagcacacaaggagattgtgtggtgctccggagaagagattgtgaggggtacggtgctcaccccgtgggatCACGaaaagcaactctagttgagcgagacgtgaagagcgacaagtggtccggccgggtcaagtgctagagcttgtggtaagcactccatgtgggagagtgtgacttgcgggtcaccactagcaagaggaccggcggcaaccttggagcttgtctcaacggggatgtagcttggtggcaaccaagtgaacctcgggagaaaatcctcgtgtcaacattgttcttcccgttggtttgcaagtccctaacacaagcttattcttacattcatatatttttgcttgtgtagcttgctagttaccttcttgcttgtgtagctagaagtagttcccttgcgtgactaatttggtttgtgtaaccttgttagtcacattacttaatttgtgtagctaagtaatttgtgctctctaatttggcattggttgccttgttattgagcattgctagtgagcttaggagcattgtgcttttgcttactagttgtgtaggagctccccgatcttgcaaagtactagtggcataggtttgtatgaccttgcttctagaattggttaagtgagctcttgctaagacagcaccttgtttgcttgtttaggatcttttataaggtgctagagaacttagatagagaggtgtagtcttggctagaccgatagtttcaattctgcatttgtttcggttagctggtgcgataatttttagaaaggactattcaccctctctagtctgccatctcgacccttcaatggGGCTTGTAGCTATTTCTTGAGCTTTGAGAAGTTGAAAGACATaacaatcaagtcaagcactatgtctcaagttcattattctagagtttttatatatttttaaaataaaactcaaagtttCTTTTGTATGACTCCCTCAAGTCtctaaatatgtggtatttatggatccttaccaaggcaataaTAGTGGTATgtcttctctctctcaccctacaactaataaggcttatgtggagttcatagGTGGGGAATAGCGCATACATACTTGTAAAGcatatattgtaaagtcaaacgATGGATCCAAAGAATACGAGTCATACAATTAAATCAAGATATGGTGTGTACGAGGATATATGGTGAAAAAGGTTGTAAGTGGTATTGTAGGTGATAATGGAGaatcctaattctacttttgctccttAAAAGGAATATTTCTCTCTTATGAAACTTAGAAACATTTGCTAAATGACTAGAGCTTTATTTAGACACACTCTTATTATTACTAATAAATCTTTATTTTATCTTCAAAGTTTTATGATCACACTTAATGACTAGCTAAGACATTTATTTTGATTTTGAcattattcatctttttatttctCTCTAGCAAATAGGAGCATACTAAAAAAGAATGTAAAGCTATAGAAGGTAAAGAATACTTAGCTAGATACATGGGAGATGCTCCTCCCCTAATCTTGATGTTGATGTAGTCATTCATTTTTTAGGGTGGCAATCGACGGAGTGGTTCGTCCTTTATTAGCTGTGTAGTAATTGTCATGCTAGCACTCTATCGGCGGACAGGGTGTCCTCCAGCTTGTCAACTTATTTGAACCCTTCAAATCTATAGAACTCATATAGACAACAAAATTAGTGGaacttgattaagtgttagtgGTTGTCTATCTAGCCATAGGTCTATCCAAGTGAAGCTGCTCCATAGTGAACTTGATGGAACAGAGTTTTAAATAATAGAGCAGATTAATTCTAAACATGTCCTTGCTAATAAAGCAACGTAAAACTATGTTATAGCTGTCACTTAAGAGAAAGACCAGGTCAACATGCCGTGTAGGTGCGACGTCATCCTGAACCACCCTCAAAATAGTGAAGATTAAAATTGTTCTGCACTAGTTTGAATGCTTGGTGGGGCAAGATGTATACCTTGATTTTAGGATCGAGGGATACGAAACAGGTTCGGGCtgctgcttcttcttcttctttcattctttctttcttttttttctttttcttttttaacttTCATTCTTCTCCTTACAGCGATTCCTGCAGCCCAGCCCACCTCTACTCGATACTTGAGATCCAGCCAGCAGCCCATCTATCTCCAAACCCGTACAACGGTCCAGTCCAACCGGACCTGCTCACCTGTTGCACATGTCAGAAGCATCTTCCCCAAATGGGAAGGAGAGGAAAGCTCCTTTCTCATCGTCAGTACTTGCATTGcatggtaatggtacctctcAACTCTCATCCTCTTGGCTATGGAGAGGTCTGCTACTTTTACTTTTGACCGGTCTCGGGCGACCTCACCTCCGCTCGCCTTCCTCACAGCTCTCAAGCGTCTTCGGCCTGCGTCCGCCTCCACGCCATCGCCGCGAGCTGCGTCCGCCTCCACGCCAAGCAGCGTCGCTCGGAGACCGCGTCGCCACCCTCCGTCGCGACCTTGCCCCGCAGCGTGTCGCCGGTGGGCTTCTCTGCAACCAAAGCCTCCACCTTTAccttctctatcatcgtcctTGTCTTGAATCGGCCCTTGTGCCGTGTTCTCTGCTTCACAGAACGGCCACACCTTCCCCGCCTCCATCGACGTCGAGCGAGCCCACGACCACGCCGTCCACGACGAGTCTCCCCGACCGCAACCCTGAGCCACGGAGCCGCACTCCTTCGCCTCAAGCCGTCGTCCTACGCACCGGGGTGAGTGAGCCTTCCCTGAACACAAGACCCCACCTTTCGTTGCCTTTGTGGTCCGCCGCCCCTGACCGGCCTTCGCGCCGCTGCAGCCGGAGCCGACGGCGACCACGACGCCAAGCCAAGCACCGCGGCACCGCTTTGAGCATCTCCTGAGCCGACCCGAACCGCCCAGCCGGCGACGTCGCGTTCTGCCGGCACCGGCCCCTGCCTGCACCAGGCAATCTGCCTCCATCAAGCCTTCGGTGAGCACCCTCAAGCCCTAGCCTTTTCCCTTGGATGCCATGTCTGTCTGGTCCGCCCTCGAGCCGCTGTCGCAGTAGAGCGCACAAGCACAGCACCACGGCCACCGGTGCACCGTCTCGCCACCAGAGCACAGCCCTGCATGGGCCATCGCGCAGCACCGCCACTGCTCTGGCCACCCAGGGCCGCCGCACGGCCAAGCGCCACCACGCACACGCGCAGGCACAGCGCACCCGCACAGCTCGGCAGAGCCCTGGCCTCTGCCTCGCCCGTCCTAGCACCTGCACGCGCAACATGGCCAAGCGCCACCAGCGCGTTTGCGCCCCACACCATCACGGCTGCACCCATGGCCGCCGAGCTGTGCGGGTGCCGAGCACAGACGCCATCACGGCTGCACCCATGGCCGCCGAGCACAGACGCCATCACGGCTGCACCAGACACCGCACACCAACCGCGGGCGTTGCGCGGGCCAGCCGCCGCGCAGGGTCTTGTCAAGCTTGAGTCTTGGCCACCCCGCCGTCGTGACGATGCACTGGCACGCGGTGCCGTGCCTCCACATGCCGCCGCCgagaccaccaccaccacacacCAATTttgccacacacacacacacacacggcaCCAACTCCTTAACCGGACCCAAGGCTTCGTCTTTCCTCGCCTTGGCCTTGAACCTACACACACCGCGCACGAGCGCCGCCGCCCACGGCCATGGCCGGAGCCCCACTATCGCCGCCAGCCGCTACGTGCACCACGTCGGAGACCACCACTGTTGCCTTACCCTCCTCGCCGTCGCCTAGCCCAAAACGGAGAGCACAGAAGAGCGGCCTTGTCCACCTTCCCCTGCCCGGCTACCGAGCACGCGAGCCAGACGCCTAGGCGAGCTTTCAGCCTTCCGCCGAACACCCGCCAGGCgccctgtttttttttttttttttttgagagggcCAGGCGCCCTGTTACCTCTGTCTCCTCGGCTGTTTTGGGCGTGAAGCCCAGAAGCTAAGCCAGCCTCAGCTCCAACAAGGCCCACGCACGCCTAGCCCATCCTCCGGCCCATGCGATACAGCTTCTGCGGCCCGCGCCTTCCCTTGCTGTTGGGCCAGCAGCAGCAAGTGAGCCCGCCTGGCCCTTAGCCTTTTCCCTTTTTCCCGCCAGGATGCTATTATGGTCCTTCCGCCCACACTAACCATCATTTCGTACTTAATTTATTTATATGACTTTGTTGTCTACAGGATCATAATGGCCAATAATATGGTATCATATTGGTGCGCAACTATATTTGATAATTTCAAAGGCTCTGTTGTACGCTTGGGTGATGAAAAGCATTTTTACGGCAATGGCTTTGTCGTCTACAACGATAACAACACATGTCTTATACTGACGTGTCAACATGTTTTGCCCAAGGACAACAATGGTAATGTGGTGGTGGGTTCTACTGTGGGTGCTATGTTTCACACTGGTGTAAGGTTTG contains:
- the LOC8057635 gene encoding uncharacterized protein LOC8057635 isoform X1; this translates as MAPPPPEDLQCAVNGNCAAPPGKPLAALAARDGELRWLRRCVEAAAKGFAIGGGLKGGLALFSVLVRIRSRRSPRSRKAGAMTNDEAVVLAVKETVRYGLFLGTFAGSYVSVDEYIAAVWGRKRTARWRSLLAGLIAGPSMLLTGPGTQHTSLAIYILMRAAVLASRCGIKSKRFGKICKPLTWSHGDVFLMCLSSAQILSAYILKQESLPSSYKSFLNKHGGKDLSILQGVKDVVNHTAFSNLAGIEKYYKSVGVDIKLDPNMKVPCSIVHGNQSCTGHVFSFLLQAYGRAVPVYVPVYLVPALVVHRQHLLKRPYSIIGKSFLGVARSSMFLSVYCASAWAWTCLLFRTFHRANTPLVILGTFPTGLALLIEKKSRRIEISLYCLARAIESFFTWMTDAGLCPPILQIKRADVVVFSIATSIIMHCYAQEREVFRSKYLNVLDWVFGVPPPPDSEDKNCYRPDEAKKCQ
- the LOC110434923 gene encoding uncharacterized protein LOC110434923 isoform X2 → MLCAANHPRPPHSAAPFMSSSSRPPRPRPPRRSENAAPTSLSFTAPIIHRVKFSNFWVFYAESCKDFGKGKKKELATKDSFAYLLIFDCHREVSRRFSTGVRGLPTPPTPPHPPHHQR
- the LOC110434923 gene encoding uncharacterized protein LOC110434923 isoform X1; the protein is MLCAANHPRPPHSAAPFMSSSSRPPRPRPPRRSENAAPTSLSFTAPIYLFLTATGKCRVGFPQECEDSPHPPPHPTHPTTNVSEYPLQLFNEVKLTNSFSLRCSSLRDVCLVPEYQPRRIVMHKEVNLPPSEPRSTEVLCVNLCH
- the LOC8057635 gene encoding uncharacterized protein LOC8057635 isoform X2 → MLLTGPGTQHTSLAIYILMRAAVLASRCGIKSKRFGKICKPLTWSHGDVFLMCLSSAQILSAYILKQESLPSSYKSFLNKHGGKDLSILQGVKDVVNHTAFSNLAGIEKYYKSVGVDIKLDPNMKVPCSIVHGNQSCTGHVFSFLLQAYGRAVPVYVPVYLVPALVVHRQHLLKRPYSIIGKSFLGVARSSMFLSVYCASAWAWTCLLFRTFHRANTPLVILGTFPTGLALLIEKKSRRIEISLYCLARAIESFFTWMTDAGLCPPILQIKRADVVVFSIATSIIMHCYAQEREVFRSKYLNVLDWVFGVPPPPDSEDKNCYRPDEAKKCQ